AATGCTTTTTGTCATAATACCTGGACAAACAATGCCCGCACCGTTTTATTTACTACCGATGAGGTAAGTAACTCGTATCTGGGTTCTTATAATATTAGTGACCCCAATAATATTGTCTTCCTTGATAAAATTCAATCGCAAAATCCGGGGTCCGGGTCTATTATACATAATACCTATCAGTTGAATGATTACTGTATAACATCTTACTATCGCGATGGATTTACGATTGTAGATGTTACGCGCCCTTCCAATATGATATTAACCGGATGGTACGATACATCGCCACTTTCAGGTAATGGTTTTAATGGAGCCTGGGGGGTTTATCCGTATTTCCCATCCGGAAATATTGCGGTAAGCGATATGGAGAATGGGCTGTTTATGATAGCCCCTACCTACACAAGAGGTTGCTATCTTGAAGGTATTGTAACTGATACCCTAACAGGGCTATCCATTGCGGGTGCCACGGTGCAGATAGTAAGTACTACTGCTTCAGATGTGAGTGTAGCATCAGGGGAATACAAAACCGGTTTGGCAGCAGCCGGAACGTATAGTGTTATAGTTACAAAGGCAGGATATGAAACCAAAACAATAAACAATGTTGTTCTTACAAATGGGGTACTTACTACTTTGAATGTACAGCTAAGCACACCAAAGATTAGTATCAGCGGCACGGTATATAGTGCTACAGGCTTGCCCATTAGCGCAGCGACAGTTAGAATTGAAAGTGCTACAGCAGGAAGTTTTTCAGCCTTATGTAACAGCAGTGGCCAATGGACAATTAATAGTGTGTATCAAGCTAATTATAGTTTTTATGCCGGTAAATGGGGAAGCATTACTAAATGTGTGCCTGCTACTTTTAATACCATAAATACTACACGAACCGATACCCTTGGTGTTGGCTTTTATGACGACTTTACTTTTGTTACCAGTTGGAAACCTAGCAACAACGCTAAACGTGGTAAATGGGTGCGTGCCAAGCCTATTGGAACTACATATCTGAATCCCAATGATGCTAATCCGGCAAGCGATTATTTTGACGATTTTACTAATTGGTGCTATGTAACCGGAAATAACGGGGGTTCTTACAATTTTGATGATGTTGATAACGGGTATGTAAATCTAAATTCTCCGGCTTTTAATCTTAGTACGTATACCGAGCCGTATATCAATTATGCACGTTGGGTTTTTATTGAGCCCGGTAGCAACGATAGTGTACTTTTCAGGTTGACCAAGTCGGGAGTTACCGTAAATATGGAAACCTTTACTGCGGCTAGCTCCGGGCAATCGGTATGGCAATACGTAAGTCTTAGGGTGAAAGATTATTTTGGCTCCTTAGGCTCTATGCGGTTTAGTGTATATGCTCGCGACAATGCACCTGAACATGCCATTGAATCAGCGCTGGATAAATTTTCGATTACCGAGGGCCCTTCACCGGGAATTGCCAATCCCAACTACAATGTAAGTCGACTTTCAAATGGTGCAGCCTATGCAGGAGATGTTTTTCCTAATCCTGCAAACAACATGCTAAATATTCGTATAACCGGAGAAATTGATACAGATAATCCTGTAACCATTACCATATATGATGTTAACGGAAAAGTGCTTTTACAAAGAAATGGCGAACAAGCTAAAACAGTTATCAGAATAGCTGTAGAATCATTATCTGCCGGATTGTATATGGTTAGAGTTGCTTCAGGCGAAAAGGTGTTTACCTCCAGGTTTATGAAACAATAAATACTGACTATAAAAAATTAAGCCCCGACATGCCGGGGCTTTTTTATTGATTAAAACTTTCCTCCAAGAACAAACGCGTTTTTAAAGTACTCCACCTTTCCATTTGTCCTAAACACTTCGGTATATAGAACATATATACCCATGGTTGCTTTTTCATTATTTAAATCGGTGCCATCCCAGCTGAGGGTTCCGTTGTTTCCTATTAATTTATTTTCAAGAAGATTAATTACAGGAATTCCATTGCTATTGTATATCGTCATGTTCAAGGTTTGCCCTGTTTCTTCAAATTGATACGTAATATTTAGTACATCATTGTAACCATCATTGTCAGGCGAAAAAATTTCGGGATAGGTAATAATGTTTTGCGAAGAAAGCTGAACATCGCTGCGTTGCGAATTTGTATAGCCAGGCGTTGCATAGCGCACATTGGATGCTGCCGAATGCCAGTTTGTGCTGTCGTTGCTTGGTCGTGTGTAACTAAGGCGCTCAAGCGATACACCTTCAACATCACTTAACAACGAGTAATGAAATTTATCGCTGTAATAAATGCTGTCCAACATTTGCAATTGTAAATTATAGATAATGCAAATTCCTTCGTCATCATTGTAAGTAGGCAAATCGGGAATTAAACTAATGTGAGCACCGGCAGGTGGTTGATAGTACTGTGCAGTAGACGTGGGGTTTTCTGTAATACATAAATGTTCATTGGGGAAAATACTTCTTCTTTCGGTGCTAATTTGAGAAATTGAAACTACAAGAGGCGTATCTGTTCTGGCATTGGCAATATACAAACTACTCAAGTCAATAACCTTGTTTGAGTTATTATAGAGCTCTACAAAATCAACATAATCCGGTGCGGGGTTAAATAAAATTTCATTAATAACAAGGTCTCCGTTGGTTGCATTTTCCGGAACTCCTACACGTACGTTGGCCGAAAGCAAAGGCTTGCCGGGGCAATCAGTTAGGTTTGAAAAACTAATGTAATAAATAATGCCGGGCTGAAACGCCTGCGAAAATTTTAATGTTACCAAAGTGTATATCGGGTTCGTATTTATCAAAGCTATCGGTGCTCCTATGCCTTGACTGCATTGATAGTTTGATAACTGTGTTAGTGTAGATGCTGACATTGGTTTTTTAAAAAATATTTCAACCATGTCGGGGGTTATTATTCGGGCATAATCAACAAGTGGTATTTCTGGGTCTGTAAAGGTGCCATCGACTGAGTTTAGTTGCCCTGGGGTTCCCCCTGACAAAGAATTGCTTGCCCTCCAGTTATTCTTATCGATGCATAGATATTCACGGTCGATACGTTCGAGCGAGTATCCTCCCTGGCCTTTAACCGGATCCTGATACCAGGTATCAGCATACGTTACCGAGTTGATGATGTTGCCCGAGTTATCAGCAACCGAAATTTTATCTCCTGAGTTGTTTAGCGAGGGCATGTTGCTTACTCCTATTACATTACTGGTAATGCCAATAAACAAGTTAGTCAAGGTAGAAGAGCAAACTATAACATGCGAATCGGGCAATAAGATGTAATTGCTCATCGGGCCGCTGCTGCTACTCAAATCGCTAAGGATGAAGTCTTGTAAATTCAGCGTTTTGTTCGAACGATTTGTTAACTCCACATATTCTGCATTTGGCAATCCGGGACTTCCTTCAGGGTCAGCCATAATCTCGCTGATTATGATATCATCGTTCGAAACAAGCACCGGATAGCTGTATACAAAGTTAGTATTGGCCGCAACCATCGTATTACCAGCCAGATCAGTTATTCCTGATACAGAAAGTATATGGTTATAGTTATTTACAAATTTATTATTGAATTGCAAATGCACCAGCGCTTTATTTCCATTATCGAGCAAAGCCACCGTAGGTGAGCCTATGCCATTATCCACCAAGAAGTTGCTAATAACCTGGGAGGTATTTGCATTAAGCGCTTCGCTAAAAAGCACATCAAGATTTAACGAATCAAGGGCTGTAGCAGAAACTAAAGTGGGGGGCGTAAGATCCACAATGATTGGGCCAGCGTACACATCATCGAAGTAATGCTTATTGAAAAAACTTGAGGTGGATTGCTTTGTAACGATGCCCATATATGAACATGTAAGGTAGGTGTTGTCTGTTACACTGCCTTCGGCAACAAGCGAATTGCCTGTGCCGGTAATGTCACTCTGCAACACAAACAGGCCGGCAGCATCGCGGGTTATTTTTAGCAAAATAGTATTATCGGTACCACCTGCTTCGCTTCGTCCATCAGTGCCATCTATTAGCAGGGTTGCAGCGGAGCCATCTTTTCTATAAAGGCAGATTTCATCCTTGGTATTGCCAACGCGTACATAGTATCCATTTATGCTGCCTAGCAAATCCTGGTTGTCTGCTATTATGTAAAAGTCAACATAATTAGTGCTTGATGTTTGAAATTTTAGGTTCATCCACAAACGCCATTCCGAATTGCTTGATGTTGCCGAAGTGGTAGCAAGATAAAAGGACTTGTTGGTGGTTTGACAATTGCTTTGCAGCATCTGGTTGGTAACAGTGTATAAACTATCATCGCCAAGCCAGGTAGGATTTGAAGTAAAGTTTCCATCGCTAAAGTCATCACTTACTTGCGCATGAACTAATTGGCCAATAAAAATAAATAGAATTAAAATTTTCTTTTGCATTCTCTTGCTATTTGGGGCTACAAGGTAAAAATTAATTAGGTGCCTTTTTAAGATTTTTGATTTTGAATTTTTATGCTAGTTTTTTCTGAACACGGCAAGTATAAATGGATATGTGGAGCGAGGCTGGTTTCATACAAATATGTTTTGGCATACAAAAATCTTTGATTCTGTTAAAGATCACACCACGCACTTGCAGTCATGAGGGCACATAGTCAGGCAATAAAAGTTGATTCCGGTTTTTCATTCAATTTTCAATATGATAATGTGCGTAAATAGGGTTACCCTATATTCGATTATATTAAAACGAAACTAATTTTGCATCATCATGACACGAAATAAATTATGGATTAGTTGCCTAAGCGTGGTTATAGGCCAGGCAGTATTTGCCCAAAAAAAAATGGGCGATGTTAATGTGGGCCGCCCAAGCCGCTGGTCGGTTGGACTTATGGGAAGTGCCGACTGGCAAGGACGTTTTTTTAAAGCAGAGCGAAAAGAAAGCTTTGATGCTTACGGTGTGGCAGATAATGAAGCACAAAATAAGGTACTTCGCAATTTGCTTAAAGCAAATGAATTTGCTGGATTTTCGTATAGCGGGGGATTGCATTTTCAATACGATCTTAGTAAGCGATGGTTTGCGCGGTTAGGAGTTTACTATTCAAACAAACCAATAAGAACGCGAAACCTTGTAAGCACTGCCGCCATACTTCCGGGGCATATTGCGATTCCCGCCACCGGCACAAAAACAAATTATCCGTTTATAGAAGTGCCGCTTACCTTTCATTACATGCTCAACCGGCCTTACGACAAAAATAAAAAAGGAACCTGTTATACCGACTACTCGCAATACAACCGTAAGAAGCCATTGTTTTATGTATTCATAGGTCCCGCATTTGCAACTAACCTAAGGCAATATGATTATCGTGCAAGAGTATTTGCTGATACTAATCTTGAAACTAACACGGTATATGTTAATCCCCTTACCATCTATCACGCAGGTGTGCACGGTGGTGTTGGTCTGCTAAAGTATTTAAACAAAAGGTTGTTTCTAACAGTTGATTTAGCTGGCAGATATTTGCCGGCCCGATGGTATGCCAAAACATTTAAGAATAATATTGACCCTGTAACTAAAGAGGCTACAGCTGTAAGTTATCATGTAGTTGAAAAACCGTGGAGTGCAGGATTGCAATTAGGTATCAATTACCATTTTTGATAGAAGTGAATATTACTATATTGAATAGACAGCCCAATTAAAATTCCATCAAATAGGCTTTGATAAATTCATTAATGTCGCCATCCATTACTGCCTGCACATTGCTTGTTTCTGTGCCTGTGCGCAAGTCTTTTACCATTTTGTAAGGATGAAAAACATAACTGCGTATTTGGCTTCCCCATTCTACACGCTTTTTAGTTGCTTCAGTATTTGCGCGCGCTTCATTCTTTTTGCGCAATTCAAGCTCATATAGTTGGCTTTTTAGCATTTTCATAGCACGCTCGCGATTGGCACTTTGTGAGCGCTCTACCTGGCACACCACAACAATACCCGAAGGCAAATGCTTTATCTGTACTTTAGTTTCTACTTTATTTACATTTTGACCCCCGGCTCCTCCGCTTCGGGCAAATTGCATTTCGATGTCACTGTCTTTTATTTCAATATTGATATGATCATCAATAATGGGATAGGCATAGACGGAAGCAAACGAAGTGTGACGCTTGGCATTCGAATCAAACGGGGAAATACGAACCAGGCGGTGTACTCCATTTTCGCTTTTTAAATAACCGTAAGCATAATTACCTTCAAATTCGAGCACAGCACTTTTTATACCGGCACCATCGCCCCATTGCTTATCAACCTCGGTTACTTTATAGCCATTTCGCTCACCCCACCTGATGTACATGCGCATCAACATTTCGGCCCAGTCCTGACTTTCGGTTCCACCGGCACCTGAATTAATTTCTAAAATGGCACCGCAAATATCTTCTTCGGCACTAAGCATGTTTTTAAATTCGAGATCTTCCACCAATACCATTGACTCGCGATAGTGTTTTTCCACTTCTTCTTCAGTGGCGCCCCCTTCATTATAAAAGTCGTTAAGCACGCATAGGTCATCTACCGATGCTTCAGTTTTTTTAAAACTTTCAGTCCACAATTTGGTTTGCGAAATTCCTTTCAGGATTTTTTCGGCAGATTTTGGGTCATCCCAAAATCCATCGGCATGCGTAAGTTTTTCTTGCTCTGTAATAAAAGCTATTTTACTTTCGATGTCAAAGATGCCTCCTTAACGCATCCTTACGCCCAACAATATTTTTTAATTCTTCAGCATTCATAGTGGGTGCGAAAATAGTTATTTTTAAACTTGTAATTTTTTTTGATGTAAATAATTTTCGAATTCATACTTTCAACTATTATATTTTGTTTTTTTGTGAAATGCGCATTTTTTCTTTGAAAGAATATTTAATAACCATGATGGTTTTGAGCAGCTTCATTTTGGCATGTATCAAGGCACAGTCTCAATCAGTTCCTATTATTAAGTTTCATTCCCTTAATTCTATTTTGCAATCAACTGCCGATACCACTTATGTTATCAACTTTTGGGCAACCTGGTGCAAGCCATGTGTGGCAGAGCTTCCTGCTTTTGTTGCTTTGGACCATGCGTATAAAAATAAAAATGTAAAAGTGATTTTGGTAAGTCTGGATTTTAAAAGACAATACGAAGAGCGGCTTTTGCCATTTGTAAAAAACAAGCATATCGCACCTTTGGTGATGCTGCTTGACGAGCCCGATTACAACAGTTGGATTGATAAAGTTGATTCCACATGGAGCGGGGCAATTCCGGCATCTTTAATTATAAATGGTAAAAAGGGCATTCGTAAATTTTATGAAAAAGAATTTACCTTTGACGAATTAAAAAAAGAAGTTGAACAAGTCTGCAACACGCAGAAGTAAAAAATTAAACAAATGATAAAAAAAACATTTCTCCTGTTAACCATGGCAGTATGCATAGGCGTATTTCCCTCGTTGTCGCAAACTGCAGGCACCGGTTACAAAGTTGGTGACAACGTCACCGACTTTAAATTAGCAAATATCGATGGATCAAACTTTGCATTTGCGTCAATACCTGATGCTAAAGGCTACATTGTCATTTTTACGTGCAACCACTGTCCATTCTCCATTGCGTACGAAAAAAGAATTATTGCCCTCAACGAAAAGTATGCTTCGCAAGGCTATCCGGTTATTGCTATTAATAGTAATGATCCTGCCATAGTTCCTGATGATAGTTTTGAAAAAATGCAAGAACATGCAGCTGAGGTTGGTTTTAATTTTCCCTATGTTTTTGATGAAACGCAGGAAGTTGCTAAAAGATTTGGCGCTACCCGCACGCCACATGTTTTTATACTAAGCAAAAGCGATATAGCCTTAAAGGTTGAGTACATAGGAGCAATAGATGACAATACAGACAATCCGGAAGCTGCAACAAAGCATTATGTAGCAGAAGCCGTTGACGAGCTACTTGCGGGATCTAAAGTAACAACCAATTTCACCAAAGCAGTAGGCTGTACCATTAAATGGAAGAAAACAGCAGAACAGAAATAACCTTCTTATAGAGCGCCACTGGTGCTCTTTTTTTTGCATTAATTTCATCGACAATAGATTATTAAAGTACATTCGCATAGCAAAAAAAACTCGTAAAATTTATGAATCCTTTTTTTACAATGCGAATTTGTGCGTTGATGACTTTCGTTGCAACTCTTACAAATGCACAACTTAATCTACCTTCTGGTATACATGGCAATTTTCAAACCGATGCTCAATATTATTATGTTGATACTGCAATTGGGGCGCCTGTTGTTGCCGAAAAATTATTGAACAATGGTTTTGCCAACATCAATTACATTAACGGAAATTTTAGCTGTGGCCTCCGGTATGAGTCTTACTTGAATGTACTGCAGGGGTTTAATCCAAGATTTAAAGGAAATGGAATTATGTATCGCTATGCTAATTATACAACCGATGACCTTGAAGTTACACTAGGAAGTTTTTATGAGCAGTTTGGCAATGGACTTGTGTTGCGTGCTTACGAAGAGCGAGGATTGGGGTATGACAATGCCTTGGATGGCTTGCGCCTCAAGTATAAGATTGCGACCGGAGTAACTGCCAAAGCATTTATTGGAAAACAGCGTGCTTACTTCGACTATGGGCCGGGTATTGTTAGAGGGGCTGATGGAGAGGTTGACTTCAACGAGATTTTTCCAAAGCTAAATGACAAACAATTGCAATTTACCATAGGCGGAAGTTTTGTAAGCAAGTTTCAGAAGGACGCTGACCCTGTTTACAAACTACCGGAAAATGTAGGCACCTATGCCGGGCGTGTCAACTTTGGCTTTAAAGACTTTACGTTTAATGCAGAGTATGCTCATAAAATAAATGACCCTTCGGTAGTAAACAATTTTATTTATAAGCAAGGCGATGCTTTGTATACCGTACTAGGATATAGCACTAAGGGACTTGGTGTAAATTTATCGCTTAAGCGAGTAGATAATATGGACTATCGTAGCGATCGTAGCGAAACAATTCAAACGTTGCTTATCAATTTTTTACCAACTATATCACGTCAATACACCTATCGCCTTGTAACCCTGTATCCTTATGCAACGCAAACTATGGGCGAAATGGGAGGCATGCTCGAGCTATTTTACACCTTCAAGCCCAAGTCATTGTTTGGAGGCAAGTATGGGACATATTTAGCAGTAAATTCTTCGTATGTAAATAATATTGAGCAATCTCCCGATACAAATGGATTTGGATATAACAGCGATTTTTTGGGAATTGGAAAGCAACATTTTTACAGTGATGTCAATGTTGAATTAACCAAAAAGCTTTCGCCTAGGATTAAGATGACACTTAATTACGTTTACATTGAGTACAATAAGGATGTGCTGGAAGGAAAAAACATCTATGGAATTATTTACTCACACTCAGGAGTTGTAGATCTAACTTATAAAATAAATAATAAGCAAAGTATTCGTACTGAACTACAGCATCTTTATACCAAGCAGGACTTTGGTAGCTGGGGTATGGCATTACTTGAGTATAGTTACGCTCCTCAATGGATAGTTAGCGCCTTTACCGAGTATAATTATGGCAACTATGATAAGAGCAAACGCTTTTTTTATCCAAATATATTGCTTACCTATGTAAAAAATACGAACCGAATAGCGATAGGATATGGAAAACAACGAGCTGGTTTATTATGTGTAGGTGGGGTTTGCAGACAAGTTCCTGCTTCCAATGGATTTTCGTTATCGGTTTCAACAACATTCTAGAAAGTAATTTTAAAAAATACAAAAAATGAAACACATAGCATGGATAGTACTGGCAATTGCATTAAGTGGTTGCGATAAAATTGATCAGCCGTTTACAGAAACTCCAACTGGTGGAGGTGGCCCAAATCCGCAAACCTACATTCGTAAGGTATTGATTGAGGACTTTACAGGTGCCGCCTGTAAGAATTGTCCGGATGCTGCAAACACAGCAAAAAATATTCAAAAAAATTTGTATCCTGGTAAGGTTGTAGTGATGGCCATTCATTCAGGATTTTTTGCAGTGCCGGGAGGCCCTTTTCCTTACGACTTCCGCACACCTGAAGGCGAGCAACTTGCAACCGATTTTGGTGTGCAGGCATATCCAAATGGAATGGTTAATCGTTCAACCTTTGGGCTTGCAACTTCCGTAGTTGGTCATGGCGAATGGGCATCACGCACCGATTCGCTCTTAAAATTGCCTGCCGTAGCCACTATTAATATCGCAAATGCTTATAATGATGTGACCAGAGTAATTTCAACTACCATTACTACGAAAGCATTAACTGCATTAACAGGGACATTTAAACTTGCTACTTTTTATTTAGAAGATAGCCTTATTAAGCCACAACTAAATGGCAGCGTTTTGGACCCCAATTATGTACACATGCACGCGCTCAGGGGAGCATTTGCCGGAACATATGGCGAAACAGTTTTTAATAACGCTGCTGCTAACGACAGTATCATAAAGCCATATTCGCTTACAATTAAAGCAGATGCAGTGTCCAAAAATTGCATTGTTGTAGCCTATTTATACGATGATACAACAAAGGAAATAGTACAGGTAGAAGAAAAGCATTTTGACTAGGTTGACAATTTGTGTTGGGCATGATTTTTAATGAAAGGTATACAGTCCTGGTTAACAAAGCGCGTAAAGACAAAGCACTCAACCGAAAGTTTCTTGATAAGCTAAAAAAGCTTAAGCCTGCGAACCTTGATAGCCAATGTTCTAAATTGCACGATGAAGTTTTTCAACAAATTGATTGCCTGCAATGCGGCAATTGCTGTGCAATTGCCGGCCCTCGTTTGCTTGGCAAAGACATAGATAGAATGGCAAAAGGCATGAAGCTGCGCCCAGCAGAATTTACAACTACCTATGTACGTACAGATGAAGATGGTGACTATGTATTCAAACGCATGCCCTGTCCCATGTTAAAAGAGGATAATTATTGTTGTATTTATAACGACCGTCCCAACGCCTGTCGCGAATTTCCACACACCAATCAAAGCAAAATGCATAATAAACTGGAAATAACGTTTCAAAATACGATGATATGTCCGGCAGTTGCACTGGTAGTTGAAGGGTTGAGAAAAATTTACTTATAACCTAAAATGAACAAAAAAGCAAAAAACGTTATTCGAAATAGAATGATGCTAAAGTGTGGAATGCTTCATGTGTTTGTAACAGTAGGGGTATACGTTTTAACACCCTGCAAATTAATAGCCCAACCAAGGGAGGTAGCTACACGTGTTCATGACCTGCATATAGCCCTAATTACTAAAGATATAGAAAACCTCAATGTGCTTTTGCATGATAGCCTGTGCTATGGACATAGCAACGGATGGGAAGAGACGAAACAAGAACTAAAAAGTAACCTGCAAAATGGCAAGCTCAGTTATCTCAAAATTGAGGAAGAGCCTGTGCAAACAAGATACACAGGTAAGCAATGCCTTGCACGCTATAAAGCAGCATACAATGTGGTACTTGAAGGAAAGGAAATTTCGCTCCAATTATGGGTAGCACAAACGTGGATATACGAAAAACGAAAATGGAAATTGCTCATGAGGCAAAGTACTAAAATGCCTTAATCTCTTTGGAATTATTCCGTTGCAGGCACAGTAAAAAAACATTTTCTTTACCAATCATTTAAACCTTTAATAATATGGCAATAGCAGCACCTTTTAATTTGCAAAAATGGATTGATGAGCATCGTCACGAATTAAAACCTCCTGTAGGCAATCGCAATTTATATCATGATGCTGGAGACTACATAGTGATGATAGTAGCCGGTCCCAATGCCCGCAAAGATTTTCATTATAACGAAACCGAAGAGTTGTTTTATCAACTTGAAGGAGATATAACCGTTACCATACAGGAGGATGGCACAGCTGTGCCAATCACCATAAAAGAGGGAGAAATGTTTTTGCTGCCGGCCCGGGTGCCGCACAGCCCTTCTCGCCCCGCAGGTACCATCGGCTTAGTAATAGAATGTAAGCGCAAAGTTGCAGATACAGATGGCCTTGAGTGGTACTGCGAAAAGTGCAATGCTCCATTGCATCAATATCGTTTTCATCTGGATAATATAGAAAAGGACTTTTTCCCCCGTTTCAAAGAGTATTACTCAAATGATAAAATGCGCACATGTCATCAGTGTGGGCATGTAATGGAAGTGGATTCAAGATTTATTTAAAGCATAATCTTTGCAAAGCTATATGCTTAAAATAGATATACATACACACATCATACCTGAGCATGTACCCGACTATGCCAAAAAATTTTGCTATGGAGGCTTTGTACATTTGGAACATCATAAGCCTTGCTGCGCACGCATGATGATTGGCGATAAATTTTTTCGCGAGAGACAGGACAATTGCTGGAGCCCCGAAACACGCATGCATGAATGCGATGCACATGGAGTGCACGTGCAGGTACTTTCTACCATACCGGTTATGTTTAGTTATTGGGCACAGGCAAAGCATTGTCTCGAAGTGGCTTGTTTCTTAAACGACCACATTGCAGAAATTTGTAACGGTAACCCTACACGTTTTGTAGGACTTGGAACTATTCCCTTACAAGATCCTGAACTTGCTATAAAAGAGTTGCATCGTTGTATGCAAATGGGCATGCGAGGAGTGCAAATAGGATCGCACGTGAATGATTGGAATCTGAATGCACCCGAACTATTTCCTTTTTATGAAGAAGCAGAAAAATTAGGAGCCAGTATTTTTGTACATCCCTGGGAAATGATGGGGCAAGAAAAAATGCAGCGTTATTGGCTCCCTTGGCTAGTGGGTATGCCGGCCGAAACTTCTCTGGCTATCTGTTCTATGATTTTTGGAGGAGTGTTTGAAAAATTTCCAAACCTAAAAGTGGCCTTTGCTCATGGCGGAGGCTCTTTTCCTGCTACCATTGGCCGTATAGAGCATGGCTACCATTGCCGTCCCGATTTGGTTGCTATTGACAATGATATTAACCCGCGCAATTACTTAGGCAAGTTCTATTTGGATAGCTTGGTGCATGATCCAATGATGCTGCAATATCTGCTCAATTTATTCCCCGAAAACAAAATCGCACTTGGAAGCGACTATCCTTTTCCTCTTGGTGAAGATGTACCGGGAAAATTAATTGAAGAAATGAACCTTGCACATGCTACCAAAGAATGGTTGTTGCATAAATCAGCCTTAGAATGGTTGGGGATGCAAAAGGAGAGTTTTATGGTGTGAGTTGATTTTTTATCGACAGAAAAACTTGCTTGAGTAAAATTGCTTAATTAAAAAAACCTTTCCGATATTTAAAGAATACCCCTAGTTTCAATTTTAATTTTTGGCAGAAGTTATTTTAAAATATTACTTGCGTATCTCAAATTGTATAATTACATTTGCTATACAATTTTCTTCTTATACAATTTTCTTCTATTGTGGAAATGTATGTAAATTACATAGCAAAAATTTCTAACATCTTGCATCTTGCATCTTGCATCTTGCATCTTGCATCTTATAGCTTGTACCGGTCTCCATTTTATTGCATATCATAAAAATAAATTTCCCCTTAAAATAGGTACACATGAGTTATTATTAAAAATTTTACATCCAC
This window of the Bacteroidota bacterium genome carries:
- a CDS encoding 3-hydroxyanthranilate 3,4-dioxygenase; protein product: MAIAAPFNLQKWIDEHRHELKPPVGNRNLYHDAGDYIVMIVAGPNARKDFHYNETEELFYQLEGDITVTIQEDGTAVPITIKEGEMFLLPARVPHSPSRPAGTIGLVIECKRKVADTDGLEWYCEKCNAPLHQYRFHLDNIEKDFFPRFKEYYSNDKMRTCHQCGHVMEVDSRFI
- a CDS encoding thioredoxin family protein — its product is MIKKTFLLLTMAVCIGVFPSLSQTAGTGYKVGDNVTDFKLANIDGSNFAFASIPDAKGYIVIFTCNHCPFSIAYEKRIIALNEKYASQGYPVIAINSNDPAIVPDDSFEKMQEHAAEVGFNFPYVFDETQEVAKRFGATRTPHVFILSKSDIALKVEYIGAIDDNTDNPEAATKHYVAEAVDELLAGSKVTTNFTKAVGCTIKWKKTAEQK
- a CDS encoding Omp28 family outer membrane lipoprotein; the encoded protein is MKHIAWIVLAIALSGCDKIDQPFTETPTGGGGPNPQTYIRKVLIEDFTGAACKNCPDAANTAKNIQKNLYPGKVVVMAIHSGFFAVPGGPFPYDFRTPEGEQLATDFGVQAYPNGMVNRSTFGLATSVVGHGEWASRTDSLLKLPAVATINIANAYNDVTRVISTTITTKALTALTGTFKLATFYLEDSLIKPQLNGSVLDPNYVHMHALRGAFAGTYGETVFNNAAANDSIIKPYSLTIKADAVSKNCIVVAYLYDDTTKEIVQVEEKHFD
- a CDS encoding nuclear transport factor 2 family protein; protein product: MNKKAKNVIRNRMMLKCGMLHVFVTVGVYVLTPCKLIAQPREVATRVHDLHIALITKDIENLNVLLHDSLCYGHSNGWEETKQELKSNLQNGKLSYLKIEEEPVQTRYTGKQCLARYKAAYNVVLEGKEISLQLWVAQTWIYEKRKWKLLMRQSTKMP
- a CDS encoding YkgJ family cysteine cluster protein; protein product: MIFNERYTVLVNKARKDKALNRKFLDKLKKLKPANLDSQCSKLHDEVFQQIDCLQCGNCCAIAGPRLLGKDIDRMAKGMKLRPAEFTTTYVRTDEDGDYVFKRMPCPMLKEDNYCCIYNDRPNACREFPHTNQSKMHNKLEITFQNTMICPAVALVVEGLRKIYL
- a CDS encoding amidohydrolase; this translates as MLKIDIHTHIIPEHVPDYAKKFCYGGFVHLEHHKPCCARMMIGDKFFRERQDNCWSPETRMHECDAHGVHVQVLSTIPVMFSYWAQAKHCLEVACFLNDHIAEICNGNPTRFVGLGTIPLQDPELAIKELHRCMQMGMRGVQIGSHVNDWNLNAPELFPFYEEAEKLGASIFVHPWEMMGQEKMQRYWLPWLVGMPAETSLAICSMIFGGVFEKFPNLKVAFAHGGGSFPATIGRIEHGYHCRPDLVAIDNDINPRNYLGKFYLDSLVHDPMMLQYLLNLFPENKIALGSDYPFPLGEDVPGKLIEEMNLAHATKEWLLHKSALEWLGMQKESFMV